A single region of the Aquarana catesbeiana isolate 2022-GZ linkage group LG07, ASM4218655v1, whole genome shotgun sequence genome encodes:
- the LOC141102507 gene encoding galectin-1-like, translating into MADKGVIIISPLSIIQGVVILFSPIQIFSLYNFSLKPGHCVEVEGFIPKDCRRFFINLGTDEKNLVIHFDIRFDFQGEKSLIVLNSMKDGVYGEEQRETVSVFPFQDGSDTMVCFQFEEDKIIVQLPTGKPFSFPVRFPIEEISYLAIVNLQPISIRLK; encoded by the exons ATGGCAGATAAA ggtgTAATAATCATCTCTCCTCTCTCTATTATACAAGGTGTAGTAATTCTCTTTTCTCCCATACAGATTTTTTCCTTGTATAACTTCAGCCTCAAACCCGGCCACTGTGTGGAGGTGGAGGGCTTCATTCCGAAGGACTGTAGAAG GTTTTTCATAAACTTGGGAACAGATGAAAAGAATTTAGTGATCCACTTTGACATTCGATTTGACTTCCAAGGAGAAAAGAGCCTCATAGTCTTGAACTCGATGAAGGACGGTGTCTATGGAGAGGAGCAGAGGGAAACGGTATCGGTCTTCCCATTCCAGGACGGGTCGGACACCATG GTTTGCTTCCAATTTGAGGAAGACAAGATCATCGTACAATTACCTACTGGCAAGCCTTTCtcatttccagtccgctttcccatAGAGGAGATCTCCTACTTGGCCATAGTAAACCTCCAGCCAATTTCCATCAGACTAAAATGA